One window of the Chitinophaga niabensis genome contains the following:
- a CDS encoding sensor histidine kinase — protein sequence MLERDPVKILIVDDRQDNLMSIGSILERENYSIVHATSGRAALKILLKEYDFSLILMDVMMPDMNGFETASLIYERDKLKEIPIIFITAHNYEEESIYKGYRVGAVDFIYKPINPELLRIKVGLFVELYRKTQSLIAQEQKLLRMNASLQKEVEERENSEMKVRELNSQLIKSNVHLTAVNEELDRFAFAASHDLQEPLRKIRVFSDLILSKKGKDEDVEKYMVKITNAAARMQQLVNDLLRFSRHALQGGDFVVTDLNTVVKEAMTELEMKIQATNAVIRIDALPSIPVIPVLMRQVFFNLLSNAIKFKRKELPPEVHIYAESSPEKYQVFVKDNGIGIDSQYLEDIFSVFKRLHSYHEIEGSGIGLSICKKIMDQHNGTITATSVADVGSTFILSLPERFNA from the coding sequence GTGCTGGAAAGAGATCCCGTTAAAATATTAATTGTTGACGACAGACAGGATAACCTCATGTCTATCGGATCCATATTGGAAAGGGAGAACTATAGTATTGTGCATGCTACTTCCGGCAGGGCTGCATTGAAAATATTATTAAAGGAATATGATTTCTCCCTGATCCTGATGGATGTGATGATGCCTGATATGAACGGGTTTGAAACAGCGTCTTTGATCTATGAAAGGGATAAGCTGAAAGAAATTCCCATCATTTTTATTACAGCACATAATTATGAAGAGGAATCTATTTATAAAGGTTACAGGGTAGGGGCGGTTGACTTCATTTATAAACCCATCAACCCTGAGCTGCTGCGCATCAAAGTAGGGCTTTTTGTGGAACTATACCGGAAAACGCAGTCCCTGATAGCACAGGAACAAAAGCTGCTGCGCATGAATGCCTCTTTGCAGAAAGAGGTGGAAGAAAGGGAGAATTCCGAAATGAAGGTAAGAGAACTGAACAGCCAGTTAATAAAGTCCAATGTGCATTTAACCGCTGTGAATGAGGAGCTGGACCGTTTTGCTTTTGCAGCATCGCATGACCTGCAGGAACCTTTGCGGAAGATCAGGGTATTCAGCGATCTGATCCTCAGCAAAAAAGGGAAAGATGAAGATGTGGAAAAATACATGGTGAAGATCACAAACGCCGCTGCCCGTATGCAGCAACTGGTGAATGACCTGTTGCGTTTTTCAAGACATGCTTTACAGGGGGGTGATTTTGTGGTAACGGACCTGAACACCGTGGTGAAAGAAGCGATGACGGAACTGGAAATGAAGATCCAGGCTACCAATGCCGTGATCAGGATAGATGCTTTGCCTTCCATTCCCGTGATCCCTGTACTGATGCGGCAGGTATTCTTTAACCTGCTGAGCAATGCCATTAAATTCAAACGGAAAGAGCTGCCGCCGGAAGTGCATATTTATGCAGAGAGTTCTCCCGAAAAGTACCAGGTATTTGTAAAAGACAATGGTATTGGCATTGATAGCCAATACCTGGAAGATATTTTCTCCGTATTTAAACGCCTGCACAGTTACCATGAAATAGAAGGTAGCGGCATTGGTCTTTCCATCTGCAAAAAGATCATGGACCAGCACAATGGTACCATTACGGCTACCAGTGTGGCAGATGTAGGTTCTACTTTTATCCTCAGTCTTCCTGAGCGGTTCAACGCTTAA
- a CDS encoding SPW repeat domain-containing protein codes for MRIISTRTHARLDYMYGILLINAPWIFRFNDGTVAEWLPVLMGVAMIFLSLFTHYEGGVFRAISFKTHLLLDITGGLILMAAPWLFRFSHEVFLPHLVLGVFPVVVSLVTKTVPYNRRIAYSVW; via the coding sequence ATGCGTATCATTTCTACCAGAACACATGCCAGGCTGGATTACATGTATGGGATCCTGCTGATCAACGCACCCTGGATCTTTCGTTTTAATGACGGAACAGTTGCAGAATGGCTGCCTGTATTGATGGGCGTTGCTATGATCTTCCTTTCACTCTTTACACATTATGAAGGCGGTGTCTTCAGGGCTATTTCGTTTAAAACACATCTCTTGCTGGATATAACAGGCGGTTTAATATTGATGGCCGCACCCTGGTTATTCCGTTTCTCACATGAGGTGTTCCTTCCACATCTTGTACTGGGCGTTTTCCCCGTAGTGGTTTCCCTGGTAACTAAAACAGTGCCTTATAACAGGCGCATTGCATATAGCGTATGGTAG
- a CDS encoding FMN-dependent NADH-azoreductase, with protein sequence MKKILRIMSSPRAEYSNSKKLGKKLTEQLLAMHPGSVIVERDLVATPPPYLQHQHIVSFFKDPADRTVADMDVLAYSDGVVQEVFEADIIIIEAPMYNYGIDARLKSWADQLLRIGVTFGYNAEGKRIGLVQGKEAYIAMSSGGVYSQGETPGLDFVAPYLRSILDFIGISNSRVVRVEGVLFASLSEEEIAIFAKLNN encoded by the coding sequence ATGAAAAAGATCCTTCGTATAATGTCCAGCCCCAGAGCGGAATACTCCAATAGCAAAAAGCTGGGGAAGAAACTTACTGAACAGTTATTGGCAATGCATCCCGGCTCAGTTATCGTTGAGCGGGACTTAGTAGCAACACCGCCTCCTTATTTACAACATCAACATATTGTTTCCTTTTTCAAAGACCCGGCAGACCGGACTGTGGCTGATATGGATGTATTGGCTTATTCTGACGGGGTAGTGCAGGAGGTCTTTGAAGCAGACATTATTATTATCGAAGCACCGATGTATAATTATGGTATTGATGCCCGGTTAAAATCATGGGCTGATCAGCTTTTGCGCATTGGGGTGACCTTTGGTTATAATGCGGAAGGAAAACGGATAGGGCTGGTACAGGGAAAGGAGGCATATATTGCCATGTCGTCCGGAGGGGTTTATTCACAGGGAGAAACGCCGGGCCTGGATTTTGTAGCTCCTTATTTACGATCCATACTGGACTTCATTGGCATTAGCAATTCCCGGGTTGTACGTGTGGAAGGGGTGTTGTTCGCATCACTGAGTGAAGAGGAGATCGCAATATTTGCGAAGCTAAACAATTAA
- a CDS encoding RNA polymerase sigma factor: MRELLLQIAEGDQQAYAAIFHLYREKVYSLAFHITSSVTASEEIVQDTFLKVWQQQQTLPGIQDFDSWLFIVARNHIYTTLKKMARDATFPLPEEYEPADLATAETVIDEKEFRSILAEALGRLSPQQKEVYHLLKEVGLTREAVAARLGLSPETVKVHLARAMRSIRAYVVARLPLSAALFILWRYL; encoded by the coding sequence GTGAGAGAACTACTTTTGCAGATTGCAGAAGGCGACCAGCAAGCTTATGCGGCTATATTTCATCTTTACCGGGAGAAGGTTTATTCCCTGGCTTTTCATATTACCTCTTCTGTTACCGCTTCTGAAGAGATTGTACAGGATACTTTTTTAAAAGTATGGCAACAACAACAAACACTACCCGGCATTCAGGATTTTGACAGCTGGCTTTTCATTGTTGCCCGGAACCATATCTACACCACACTAAAGAAAATGGCCAGAGATGCCACCTTTCCTTTGCCGGAAGAATATGAACCGGCAGATCTGGCCACCGCAGAAACCGTCATAGACGAAAAGGAATTCAGGTCCATCCTGGCTGAAGCGCTGGGACGACTTTCTCCCCAGCAAAAAGAAGTATATCATTTACTCAAAGAAGTGGGCCTGACCAGGGAAGCAGTGGCTGCCCGTCTTGGGCTTTCCCCTGAAACCGTTAAGGTTCACCTCGCACGGGCAATGCGATCTATCAGGGCATATGTAGTTGCCAGGCTCCCGCTTTCTGCCGCTTTATTCATTCTTTGGAGATACCTCTGA
- a CDS encoding FecR family protein: MQTRLSYLFDRLRDRNITTIEREELTILLRDASNEDAVKDWIDQQITTGEVPNYPMNEMAANDILEAVLQTPLPARPVKTVSIFRRWQWAAAVLVLVITFFGGQYLLRKAPEMAQTKHIIKDIAPGKEGAILTLDDGSQLVLDSLQNGKIASQHGANLILDNGQLSYSPSEKATGEIVYNTITTPRGRQFRVTLPDGSIVWLNAASSVRYPVSFPDHERKIFITGEVYFEVARDAAAPFFVNINNKADIEVLGTSFNINAYDNEEHITATLLTGAVRIRKDGQERILKPGQQASLLKNIQVTENADLEKVIAWKDGFFDFSGVDLEHAMRQIARWYEVEVVYVGKAPNIRFYGRISRDISLAGLIRGLNSTTDANMEISEGKLIINQ; encoded by the coding sequence ATGCAAACACGCCTTTCATATCTATTTGACCGGTTACGTGACCGTAATATTACTACCATCGAGCGGGAGGAGCTAACTATACTATTAAGGGATGCAAGCAATGAAGATGCTGTAAAAGACTGGATAGATCAGCAGATCACTACAGGAGAAGTACCCAATTATCCCATGAATGAAATGGCTGCCAACGATATTCTTGAGGCAGTTCTGCAAACGCCATTACCTGCCAGGCCGGTAAAAACAGTGAGCATATTCCGCCGCTGGCAATGGGCTGCGGCCGTATTGGTATTAGTAATAACCTTTTTCGGCGGACAGTATTTGCTGAGGAAAGCGCCGGAAATGGCACAAACAAAGCACATCATCAAAGATATAGCACCAGGTAAAGAAGGAGCGATACTCACCCTGGATGATGGCTCCCAGCTGGTATTGGACAGTTTGCAAAATGGTAAGATTGCCAGTCAGCATGGAGCGAACCTCATCCTGGACAATGGTCAGTTAAGCTATTCTCCTTCCGAAAAAGCAACAGGAGAGATAGTTTATAATACCATTACCACACCAAGAGGCCGGCAGTTCAGGGTTACTTTACCGGATGGAAGTATTGTGTGGCTGAATGCCGCCAGCTCTGTGAGGTATCCTGTGAGTTTCCCTGATCATGAGCGAAAGATCTTTATCACAGGGGAAGTATATTTTGAAGTAGCCCGGGATGCGGCTGCTCCTTTCTTCGTGAACATTAATAACAAAGCAGACATAGAGGTATTAGGCACCAGTTTCAATATAAATGCCTACGATAACGAAGAGCATATTACGGCTACCCTGCTTACAGGGGCTGTAAGGATAAGAAAAGACGGGCAGGAGCGCATTTTAAAACCAGGCCAGCAGGCCAGCCTGCTAAAGAACATCCAGGTAACGGAAAATGCAGACCTGGAAAAAGTGATTGCCTGGAAAGATGGTTTTTTCGATTTCAGCGGGGTAGACCTGGAACATGCCATGCGCCAGATTGCGCGCTGGTATGAGGTGGAAGTGGTGTATGTGGGCAAGGCCCCCAATATCAGGTTCTATGGAAGAATAAGCAGAGATATAAGCCTGGCCGGGCTCATCAGAGGGTTAAACAGTACAACAGACGCAAACATGGAGATTTCAGAGGGAAAGTTAATTATCAACCAATAA
- a CDS encoding TonB-dependent receptor plug domain-containing protein, with product MQKTALNERVGTFMPAFSQMLRIMRMTAFILLAFFLSASANTYSQEVNISGKDLPLKQVFSLVYKQTGYVVFTNERLLDRAVPVTVNARHQPVMEFLRDIFNAQPLTFTVEGKTIFLSERKTVPVADTVLIPKLRGRIVDSAGMPISDVTVALRNTRVFTITNTQGEFTLNNVPEDGILLLTSIAFKGRSVKIEGRSSLTISMEKDIKKLDEVEVVLNNGYELLPKERATGSFGVVTTKQLGKYPVVNILERLQGLVPGVDISMKTTANKSRSGTVKIRGLSTIVSSYTKVSTDPLLVIDGFPSQVAIKDGALDFINPDDVETITFLKDAAAASIWGMQAANGVIVIQTKRGTRNSKPTLSFSTTLGTSSRPSLDYGKRMSVPAYIELEKELILKGRLADPLPSSTPGRFNPENISQAQEIVYLFRRGTITEAEMNNRLTALGQIDNRSQMEDYMLQSPTTQQYNLSLSGGGTNNSYFLSGYMYKEDRLYRSNTNRGYSIKAGNTSHMANGRFSISTDLTFSNTNDKVNGAAVKAMSVWSGGMRPYDLLKDAAGNNVYYDLLVIPKLARELEGKGYLPFRYSPIDELNYSNITNTSHNLSLNVALNGKITSWLGVNLTGNIGRMFAGSENYWEPESYDARILINKATSINSTGGREYGAPLGGKLDLSRNSRKSYNLRGQINVNKTFNDIHQLSLLFGTEIRETYTKSDGEIRYGYDKVINVFRTVNPGGQYRDMYGTIQSLGATSKLLTENTTRSLSHYANGSYTLMNKYTVSGSMRFDDYNLLGVERRKRAIPLWSGGLKWDISKEDFLAHVPWLNRLALRATLGTSGNAPQGYAPVTVISLLGADFIPPILMPPSALRQ from the coding sequence ATGCAAAAAACCGCTCTGAATGAACGGGTAGGCACTTTTATGCCCGCCTTTTCTCAAATGCTGCGAATTATGAGAATGACTGCTTTTATACTTCTTGCGTTCTTCCTGAGTGCTTCCGCCAACACTTATTCCCAAGAAGTAAACATTTCCGGCAAAGATCTGCCGTTGAAACAAGTCTTTTCCCTGGTGTATAAGCAAACGGGGTATGTTGTATTTACCAACGAGCGATTGCTCGACCGGGCAGTTCCGGTAACGGTAAATGCCAGACACCAACCGGTGATGGAGTTTCTGAGAGACATCTTCAATGCCCAGCCATTGACCTTTACAGTGGAGGGTAAAACTATTTTCCTGTCCGAAAGAAAAACGGTGCCTGTTGCAGACACTGTGCTGATACCGAAATTAAGGGGCAGGATCGTTGATTCTGCAGGTATGCCCATATCGGATGTTACCGTAGCCCTTCGCAATACAAGAGTATTCACCATTACAAATACGCAGGGTGAATTCACGCTTAACAATGTACCGGAAGATGGGATACTCCTGCTTACCAGCATTGCTTTCAAAGGAAGGAGCGTAAAGATAGAAGGACGTAGCAGCCTCACCATTTCAATGGAAAAAGATATTAAGAAACTTGATGAAGTGGAGGTTGTGCTGAATAACGGATACGAATTACTTCCCAAAGAACGGGCTACCGGCTCCTTCGGCGTTGTTACCACCAAACAGTTAGGGAAGTATCCTGTGGTGAATATCCTGGAACGTTTGCAGGGCCTTGTTCCCGGCGTGGATATTTCTATGAAAACAACTGCTAATAAAAGCCGTAGCGGTACAGTGAAGATCCGGGGGCTTTCAACGATCGTGAGCAGCTATACTAAGGTATCTACAGATCCATTACTGGTAATAGATGGGTTTCCTTCTCAGGTAGCCATTAAGGATGGTGCACTGGATTTCATTAACCCTGACGATGTGGAAACGATCACTTTCCTCAAAGATGCAGCAGCTGCTTCCATATGGGGAATGCAGGCCGCTAACGGTGTGATTGTGATCCAAACCAAACGCGGCACCCGTAACAGCAAACCTACATTGAGCTTTTCTACCACACTGGGTACCAGCAGCAGGCCCAGCCTGGACTATGGAAAAAGAATGAGCGTACCTGCCTATATCGAACTGGAAAAAGAACTGATCCTTAAAGGCCGGCTCGCAGACCCTTTACCCTCCAGCACTCCCGGCAGGTTTAACCCGGAAAATATCAGCCAGGCACAGGAGATCGTTTATCTTTTCAGAAGGGGTACTATTACCGAAGCCGAGATGAATAACCGGCTGACTGCTTTGGGACAGATCGATAACCGCTCCCAGATGGAAGATTATATGCTTCAATCCCCTACCACTCAACAGTACAATCTTTCTCTTTCGGGTGGGGGAACAAACAACTCTTACTTTTTATCCGGATACATGTATAAGGAAGACCGCTTATACAGGAGTAATACCAACCGCGGTTATTCCATCAAGGCGGGTAATACTTCGCATATGGCGAATGGCCGTTTTTCCATCAGTACGGACCTGACCTTCAGTAATACAAATGACAAAGTGAATGGTGCCGCTGTTAAAGCCATGAGTGTGTGGTCTGGTGGTATGCGCCCTTATGATCTGTTGAAAGATGCGGCGGGCAATAATGTGTACTACGACTTACTGGTGATCCCCAAACTGGCGCGGGAACTTGAGGGCAAAGGATACCTGCCATTCAGATACTCACCTATTGATGAGCTCAATTACAGCAATATCACAAACACCAGCCATAACCTTTCATTGAATGTAGCGCTGAATGGAAAGATCACTTCCTGGTTAGGAGTGAACCTTACAGGAAACATCGGCAGGATGTTCGCTGGATCAGAGAACTATTGGGAGCCCGAAAGTTATGATGCCCGGATCCTGATCAACAAGGCTACCAGTATCAATAGTACCGGTGGCAGGGAATATGGTGCGCCGCTGGGAGGAAAACTGGATCTTAGCAGGAACAGCCGCAAAAGTTATAATCTCCGGGGGCAGATCAACGTAAATAAAACCTTTAATGATATCCACCAGCTTAGCCTGCTCTTTGGAACGGAGATCAGGGAAACCTATACAAAATCAGACGGAGAGATCCGGTATGGTTATGACAAGGTGATCAACGTTTTCCGGACAGTGAACCCGGGAGGGCAATACAGGGATATGTATGGCACTATCCAATCACTCGGAGCCACCAGCAAACTTTTAACCGAGAATACCACACGTTCCCTGTCTCATTACGCCAATGGTTCTTATACGCTGATGAATAAATATACCGTATCCGGTAGCATGCGTTTTGACGACTATAACCTGCTGGGTGTTGAACGCCGTAAAAGAGCTATTCCTTTATGGTCTGGTGGTTTGAAATGGGATATCAGCAAAGAGGATTTTCTTGCGCATGTTCCCTGGCTGAACCGGTTGGCTTTACGCGCAACTTTAGGTACAAGTGGTAATGCACCGCAGGGATATGCCCCGGTAACAGTGATCAGCCTCCTTGGAGCTGATTTTATACCACCTATCCTTATGCCACCATCAGCTCTCCGGCAGTAG
- a CDS encoding RagB/SusD family nutrient uptake outer membrane protein, with protein sequence MNTYIKFLGCLMAMALLLSCRKYVEDVPIQGQRVLVYTQDFRYLMDYRDVFEKAIGLPPVLCSDDVDFTAQVIQDRVVTNLIQRTMYTWGKPFYVDRQSDYDFDMLYNANYYCNVVINGVMESKNGLPEAKNTIMGEALVQRAFNFFMLVNMYAKQYDAATADKDPGIPILVKPELLGNLTRHTVKDTYEQILADIRQAIPLLPNKQLSNTRPSKVAAYALLSKVYLNMRDFTKAEAFADSTLAISNQLYDYNIAVAGATPVFPAQFNEVQILLRKISRTTFSPPQLSQSLLDLLGTKDIRYQLFVRPGANFNPAFTGFGYWSRSNYASGDGPALGLSVNETWLIKAECMARAGKKDEAVTMLNTLRKFRFRPADYADLSAATPDAALQLVVDERRREFFGTGMRWFDQRRLNKDPLLAKTVTRIFNNVTYKLEPNSNGYVFPFASINVTQNPEIEQNP encoded by the coding sequence ATGAATACATACATAAAATTTTTAGGCTGCTTAATGGCGATGGCTTTGTTGCTGTCCTGCAGGAAATACGTAGAAGATGTACCCATCCAGGGGCAGCGTGTGCTGGTATATACGCAGGACTTCCGTTACCTGATGGATTACAGGGACGTGTTTGAAAAAGCAATTGGTCTTCCACCGGTGCTTTGTTCGGACGATGTAGACTTTACCGCACAGGTAATACAGGACAGGGTTGTTACGAATCTGATCCAACGGACGATGTATACCTGGGGCAAGCCTTTTTATGTGGACAGGCAAAGTGATTATGATTTCGATATGCTTTATAATGCCAACTACTATTGCAATGTTGTGATCAATGGTGTAATGGAAAGTAAGAATGGCCTTCCTGAAGCAAAGAACACTATTATGGGGGAGGCATTGGTCCAAAGGGCATTTAACTTTTTTATGCTTGTTAATATGTATGCCAAACAGTACGATGCGGCCACCGCAGATAAAGACCCCGGTATCCCCATCCTGGTTAAACCGGAGCTGTTGGGCAATCTCACCAGGCATACAGTAAAGGATACTTATGAGCAGATCCTTGCAGATATCCGCCAGGCTATTCCGCTTTTGCCTAATAAACAATTATCGAATACAAGACCTTCGAAAGTTGCCGCTTATGCATTACTTTCCAAAGTATACCTGAACATGCGGGATTTTACAAAGGCGGAAGCTTTTGCAGACAGCACGCTGGCTATTTCAAATCAATTATACGATTATAATATTGCAGTAGCAGGAGCCACCCCTGTTTTTCCTGCGCAGTTCAATGAAGTGCAGATACTACTGCGAAAGATATCACGGACAACCTTCAGCCCACCACAGCTTAGCCAGTCATTGCTGGACCTTTTGGGTACCAAAGATATTCGCTATCAGCTGTTTGTAAGACCCGGTGCTAATTTTAACCCTGCTTTTACAGGGTTTGGCTACTGGTCACGGTCCAACTATGCCAGTGGGGATGGGCCGGCACTCGGTCTGTCAGTGAACGAAACCTGGCTGATAAAAGCGGAATGTATGGCCCGCGCCGGAAAGAAAGATGAAGCAGTGACCATGCTGAATACATTGCGGAAGTTCCGTTTCCGGCCGGCGGACTATGCTGATCTGTCCGCAGCTACTCCTGATGCTGCATTGCAATTGGTAGTGGATGAAAGAAGACGGGAATTCTTTGGAACTGGCATGCGTTGGTTTGATCAGCGCAGGTTGAATAAAGATCCGCTTTTGGCGAAGACAGTGACCAGGATATTCAATAATGTCACTTATAAACTTGAGCCTAACAGTAATGGCTATGTTTTCCCATTCGCCAGTATCAATGTTACGCAGAATCCTGAAATAGAACAAAATCCCTGA
- a CDS encoding ABC transporter ATP-binding protein, whose translation MQNNIVRIEGLSHKYATKWAIRDINMLIERTGIVGLLGSNGAGKSTTMNILCGALKQTEGNVYINGLNMKENPELAKREIGFLPQNPPLYMDLTVDEYLYYCAGLRLIPRKSMKAAVDEVKEQCGIAHFSKRLINNLSGGYKQRVGIAQAIVHRPKLVVLDEPTNGLDPNQIVQVRALIKEIAQERSVIFSSHVLTEVQLLCKEIKMIENGSIVFSDTIDAFNNYIEPHSLVLRLENPPAASVLEQIEGVSRAEFLTERQIRLFFNGDQEVTERIVTASVQHGWKLRELNLDKSALDEIFKQLSNQS comes from the coding sequence ATGCAGAACAACATTGTAAGGATTGAAGGGCTGTCCCATAAGTATGCCACCAAGTGGGCGATACGTGATATCAACATGCTTATCGAAAGAACAGGTATTGTAGGATTGCTTGGCTCCAATGGCGCCGGTAAATCTACCACCATGAACATACTTTGCGGCGCCCTGAAGCAAACAGAAGGAAATGTTTATATCAATGGGTTGAACATGAAGGAAAACCCGGAGCTGGCTAAAAGAGAAATAGGTTTTCTACCACAGAACCCACCATTGTATATGGACCTCACGGTAGATGAATACCTGTACTACTGTGCAGGGCTTCGGCTGATACCGCGCAAAAGCATGAAAGCTGCTGTTGACGAAGTAAAGGAACAATGTGGTATTGCCCATTTCAGCAAACGCCTGATCAATAATCTTTCGGGTGGTTACAAGCAACGTGTGGGTATTGCCCAGGCTATTGTGCACCGCCCGAAACTGGTAGTGCTGGATGAACCTACCAACGGACTTGATCCTAACCAGATCGTCCAGGTGAGGGCGCTCATTAAAGAGATAGCGCAGGAGCGGTCTGTTATTTTTTCTTCACATGTATTAACAGAGGTACAGCTATTGTGCAAAGAGATCAAGATGATTGAAAACGGCAGCATCGTTTTTTCTGATACGATCGATGCATTCAATAATTATATAGAGCCGCATAGCCTGGTGCTCCGGTTGGAAAACCCGCCTGCTGCATCTGTGCTGGAACAGATCGAAGGGGTGAGCAGGGCTGAATTCCTCACAGAACGGCAGATACGCCTGTTCTTCAATGGGGATCAGGAAGTAACAGAAAGAATAGTAACAGCCAGCGTTCAGCATGGCTGGAAACTACGGGAGCTCAACCTGGATAAAAGCGCACTTGATGAAATATTTAAACAACTGTCCAACCAATCATAG